One Polaribacter sp. SA4-12 genomic window carries:
- a CDS encoding prolyl oligopeptidase family serine peptidase has translation MGFSDGGHLAASAGTLFDTPNNFKEQPLDTISAKPNFMMLIYPVISTQDKYAHKGSQNNLLGINASENLKIKFSNELNVTQNTPPTFLAHSADDKAAPVENSLDFYKALHNKDIPAEMHIYPKVDMDMHLQLTKAEYPLGLIDCMIGYKVYSLILFKD, from the coding sequence ATGGGTTTTTCTGATGGAGGTCATTTAGCAGCGAGTGCTGGTACTTTATTTGATACTCCAAACAATTTTAAAGAACAACCCTTAGATACTATATCTGCAAAACCAAACTTTATGATGTTGATTTACCCTGTGATTTCTACGCAGGATAAATACGCACATAAAGGTTCACAAAATAATTTATTAGGAATAAATGCCAGCGAAAACCTAAAAATCAAATTTTCTAATGAATTGAATGTAACTCAAAATACGCCACCAACTTTTTTAGCACATTCTGCTGATGATAAAGCTGCTCCTGTAGAAAATAGTTTAGATTTTTATAAAGCTTTACATAATAAAGATATTCCTGCTGAAATGCATATCTATCCAAAGGTGGACATGGATATGCATTTGCAATTGACAAAGGCAGAATATCCACTTGGTCTAATAGACTGTATGATTGGTTACAAAGTTTATAGCCTAATTTTATTTAAGGATTAG
- the proB gene encoding glutamate 5-kinase, translating into MQKKKRILLKVGSNTLTRETDNISRGKIEDIANQIAKLKDTCEFIIVSSGAIAVAKQFVKLESKQEEVFVKQALASIGQPHLIRIYQEIFREYGLLSSQCLLSYSDFEKQQSKTNIVNTINVLVNNNYIPIINENDTVATDEIQFGDNDKLAALTATLLDVDLLIIATNTNGIYTKESMKNNTPETIKEVTDFDALKKEVVNSKSSHGSGGMGSKIEAAEISKNANIETWIVNGLEDNFITNAFDDKVPFTKIK; encoded by the coding sequence ATGCAAAAAAAGAAACGCATTTTACTAAAAGTAGGTTCTAATACACTTACCAGAGAAACGGATAATATTTCGAGAGGAAAGATTGAGGATATTGCAAATCAGATTGCAAAACTCAAAGATACTTGTGAGTTTATTATTGTTAGTTCTGGTGCTATTGCAGTTGCAAAACAGTTTGTAAAATTAGAGAGTAAACAAGAGGAAGTTTTTGTAAAACAAGCTTTAGCTTCTATTGGTCAGCCACATTTAATTAGAATTTATCAAGAAATTTTTAGAGAATATGGTTTATTGAGCTCTCAATGCTTACTTTCCTATTCAGATTTTGAAAAACAACAAAGTAAAACCAATATTGTAAATACCATAAATGTTTTAGTAAACAATAATTACATTCCTATTATCAACGAAAATGATACTGTTGCAACAGATGAAATTCAGTTTGGTGATAATGATAAATTAGCGGCTTTAACGGCTACTCTATTAGATGTTGATTTGTTGATAATTGCGACAAATACCAATGGAATTTACACAAAGGAATCTATGAAAAATAATACTCCTGAAACTATTAAAGAAGTTACTGATTTTGATGCTTTAAAGAAAGAGGTTGTTAATTCTAAATCTTCACATGGAAGTGGTGGAATGGGCTCTAAAATTGAAGCAGCAGAAATAAGTAAAAACGCAAACATAGAAACGTGGATCGTGAACGGTTTGGAAGATAATTTTATCACAAATGCTTTTGATGATAAAGTTCCGTTTACAAAAATAAAGTAA
- a CDS encoding acetylornithine carbamoyltransferase, whose product MNNYTSINDIDDINSWIDEAKEIKANPLKNSELGKNKTLGLLFFNSSLRTRLSTQKAALNLGMDPIVMNVSGDAWGIEFGDGTVMNGNTAEHIKEAAQVVSQYCDIIAVRAFPTLTDKEKDESEHVLKSFVAFASVPIVNMESSTGHPLQGLTDAITISENATKKKPKVVLSWAPHVKTLPHAVGNSFVQAMQKMDVEFVIANPEGYNLNPEITKDTPIFHNQEEAFKDADFVYTKNWSSYDDYGKITKTDFDWMITKDKIGDAKFMHCLPVRRNVVVEDAVLDSDSSLVIEQANNRTFAAQLVLKKILENKK is encoded by the coding sequence ATGAATAATTACACATCCATTAACGACATTGACGATATCAATTCTTGGATTGATGAAGCCAAAGAAATTAAAGCAAACCCTTTAAAAAATAGTGAATTAGGAAAAAACAAAACATTAGGATTGTTATTCTTTAATTCGAGTCTACGTACGCGCTTAAGTACGCAAAAAGCTGCTTTAAATTTAGGAATGGATCCTATTGTAATGAACGTTTCTGGTGATGCTTGGGGAATTGAATTTGGCGATGGAACTGTTATGAATGGTAATACTGCAGAGCATATTAAAGAAGCTGCACAAGTAGTTTCTCAATATTGTGATATAATTGCTGTAAGAGCTTTTCCTACATTAACTGACAAAGAAAAAGATGAATCTGAACACGTTTTAAAATCGTTTGTAGCATTTGCTTCTGTGCCAATTGTAAATATGGAAAGTTCTACTGGTCATCCTTTACAAGGTTTGACAGATGCGATTACTATTTCTGAAAATGCAACAAAAAAGAAACCAAAAGTAGTTTTAAGTTGGGCACCACATGTAAAAACATTGCCTCACGCAGTTGGAAACAGCTTTGTACAAGCAATGCAAAAAATGGATGTTGAATTTGTAATTGCAAATCCTGAAGGATATAATTTAAATCCAGAAATAACAAAAGACACACCTATTTTTCATAATCAAGAAGAAGCTTTTAAAGATGCAGATTTTGTGTACACTAAAAACTGGAGTTCTTATGATGATTATGGGAAAATCACAAAAACAGATTTTGATTGGATGATTACCAAAGACAAAATTGGAGATGCTAAATTTATGCACTGTTTACCTGTGAGAAGAAATGTTGTAGTAGAAGACGCTGTTTTAGATAGCGATAGTTCTTTAGTTATTGAACAAGCAAATAATAGAACTTTTGCTGCACAATTGGTTTTAAAGAAAATATTAGAGAACAAAAAATAA
- a CDS encoding glutamate-5-semialdehyde dehydrogenase has translation MNTLLSIETRNNVLLTMAELLEKERDAIISINKKDLEAYKGDDISMFDRLKADDTKVDEMIAAAKHLASQEDPVGVERFSFKHDNGMQVYNKTASFGTILIIYESRPDVTVEAAGIAFKSGNKILLKGGKESLQSNLKIVELWHQALKQHNASTDWVEYLQFNRTETQAFLEKPTQKVDLIVPRGGERLIAFVKLHATCPVIISGRGNNFVYVHKEADLNIAIDVILNGKSKISACNAVDKVLIDENLANKEEFINKLISNLNDAKIQVLGDAVVSKNHNLEEISSNEVWYEEFLDYKIVIGEIASNEAAVAMINKYAGGHSSAIITKDIDKAKVFMENVDTAVVYHNASTRFTDGGQLGLGGELAISTDKLHQRGPIGLQHLVTNKWYVHGNGQVRS, from the coding sequence ATGAACACATTATTATCTATAGAAACAAGAAACAATGTTTTGCTAACAATGGCTGAACTTCTTGAAAAAGAAAGAGACGCAATTATCAGCATCAATAAAAAAGATTTAGAAGCGTATAAAGGTGATGACATTTCTATGTTTGATCGCTTAAAGGCAGATGACACTAAAGTTGATGAAATGATTGCTGCTGCTAAACATTTAGCTTCTCAAGAAGATCCTGTTGGTGTAGAACGTTTTAGTTTTAAGCATGATAATGGAATGCAAGTTTATAATAAAACGGCATCTTTTGGAACGATTCTAATTATTTACGAATCTAGACCAGATGTAACTGTTGAAGCTGCAGGAATTGCTTTTAAATCTGGAAATAAAATATTATTAAAAGGTGGTAAAGAGTCTTTACAATCTAATTTAAAGATTGTTGAATTATGGCATCAAGCTTTAAAACAACACAATGCTTCTACAGATTGGGTAGAATATTTACAATTCAATAGAACAGAAACACAAGCATTTTTAGAAAAACCAACTCAAAAAGTAGATTTAATTGTACCAAGAGGAGGAGAACGTTTAATTGCTTTTGTAAAATTACATGCTACTTGTCCGGTTATTATTAGCGGACGTGGAAACAACTTTGTGTATGTTCATAAAGAAGCTGATTTAAATATTGCTATTGATGTAATTTTAAACGGAAAATCAAAAATATCTGCTTGTAATGCAGTTGATAAAGTTTTAATTGATGAAAACTTAGCAAATAAAGAGGAATTCATCAACAAATTAATTTCAAACCTGAATGATGCTAAAATTCAGGTTTTAGGGGATGCTGTTGTTTCTAAAAATCATAATTTAGAAGAGATTTCATCAAACGAAGTTTGGTATGAAGAGTTTTTAGATTATAAAATTGTGATTGGTGAAATTGCTTCGAATGAAGCTGCAGTTGCAATGATAAATAAATATGCTGGTGGACATTCGTCTGCAATCATCACCAAAGATATTGACAAAGCAAAAGTATTTATGGAAAACGTAGATACTGCTGTTGTTTATCATAATGCTTCCACTCGTTTTACAGATGGAGGTCAGTTAGGTTTAGGTGGCGAATTAGCAATAAGTACAGATAAATTACACCAACGTGGACCTATTGGTTTACAGCATTTGGTAACTAATAAATGGTATGTTCATGGAAACGGACAAGTGAGAAGTTAA
- the argB gene encoding acetylglutamate kinase, with protein sequence MEKLSIVKIGGNIIEDETSLNAFLKLFANLEGKKILVHGGGKRATHIASKLGIESKMINGRRITDAETLEVITMVYGGLVNKNVVAKLQALHIDAIGLTGADINSIQSEKRPIKEVDFGFVGDVKKVAHNSIDKLIKADFTPVFCAITHDGNGQLLNTNADTIASTIAVGMSEIYESSIYYCFELNGVLRDFNDKNSVVKLINSKTYQELLEDKIITDGMLPKLENCFDALKNGVHKVNMGNTTMLTNENDNFTTITL encoded by the coding sequence ATGGAAAAACTATCAATCGTAAAAATTGGAGGAAACATTATTGAAGATGAAACTTCTTTAAATGCTTTTCTAAAATTGTTTGCTAATTTAGAGGGAAAGAAAATCCTTGTTCATGGAGGTGGTAAACGTGCTACACACATTGCTTCTAAATTAGGTATAGAATCTAAAATGATAAATGGTAGGCGTATTACTGATGCTGAAACTTTAGAAGTAATTACCATGGTTTACGGTGGTTTGGTAAACAAAAATGTGGTTGCAAAATTACAAGCTTTACATATTGATGCCATTGGTTTAACTGGTGCAGACATCAACAGTATTCAATCAGAAAAAAGACCTATAAAAGAAGTCGATTTTGGTTTTGTAGGTGATGTTAAAAAAGTAGCTCATAATTCTATTGATAAATTAATTAAAGCTGATTTTACACCTGTTTTTTGTGCAATTACACATGATGGAAATGGACAATTACTAAACACAAATGCTGATACAATTGCAAGTACAATTGCAGTTGGAATGAGCGAAATCTATGAATCCTCAATTTATTATTGTTTTGAATTGAATGGTGTTTTAAGAGACTTTAATGATAAAAACTCTGTGGTAAAATTGATCAACTCTAAGACATATCAAGAATTATTAGAGGATAAAATTATTACTGATGGAATGTTACCAAAATTAGAAAATTGCTTTGATGCTCTAAAAAATGGAGTTCACAAAGTAAATATGGGAAACACCACAATGTTAACAAATGAAAATGATAATTTTACAACGATAACTTTATAA
- a CDS encoding GDSL-type esterase/lipase family protein, which produces MCWYQEDLERLENDIQGLKYNPKLVFYGSSTFTLWSELTSIFKEYSPLNLGFGGSTLAACTWYFDRIFKNIEDIDAILIYAGDNDLGDGRHPEEVLLFLENLLSKIRKKYGDIKCTVISIKPSINRIHLMESIHYTNNCIKRLMSKSDHCYYVDIYDALLDKKGNPDAIFFEEDGLHFNAKGYAVLLNALEKQPEIFPRKLLEKLL; this is translated from the coding sequence ATGTGTTGGTATCAGGAGGATTTAGAGCGATTAGAAAATGATATTCAAGGATTAAAATACAATCCTAAATTAGTTTTTTATGGCAGCTCAACATTTACTTTATGGAGTGAGTTAACTTCTATTTTTAAAGAATATTCTCCACTAAACCTAGGTTTTGGAGGTTCTACTTTAGCAGCATGCACTTGGTATTTCGATCGTATTTTTAAAAATATTGAAGATATAGATGCAATATTAATTTATGCAGGAGATAATGATCTAGGAGACGGAAGACATCCAGAAGAAGTTTTGTTGTTCTTAGAGAATCTTTTATCAAAAATCAGAAAAAAATATGGAGATATAAAGTGTACTGTAATCTCCATAAAACCTAGTATTAATCGTATACATCTAATGGAAAGTATTCATTATACTAATAATTGTATAAAAAGATTAATGTCTAAAAGTGATCATTGTTATTATGTTGATATTTATGATGCTCTTTTAGATAAAAAAGGAAATCCTGATGCTATCTTTTTTGAAGAAGATGGGTTACATTTTAATGCTAAAGGTTATGCAGTATTGTTAAACGCATTAGAAAAACAACCTGAAATATTTCCTAGAAAATTACTCGAAAAATTATTATAA
- a CDS encoding M20 family metallo-hydrolase: MTLEKLTEDAISLLKNLIETQSFSQEEDKTAVLIEGWFNQYEIPFKRTNNNIWATNKYFDESKPTLLLNSHHDTVKPNSKYTKDPYKAIVEDGKLYGLGSNDAGGCLVSLIATFTKFYAEENLKYNLVIVPSAEEENSGPNGLNSMLSIIPHIDVAIVGEPTLMNLAVAEKGLVVFDAEVDGTPSHAAHPNDNNSIYNTIEVLQWFKDYKFEKSSDALGDVKMTVTQINAGSQHNVVPGHVDLVVDVRVNDAYSNQEIADTLQRESPCTKITPRGLKLNSSSISIEHDLVKAGIAMGRETYGSPTLSDQAVLSCQSLKLGPGDSTRSHSADEFIYLAEIEEGIQIYVELLNRVIT; this comes from the coding sequence ATGACGTTAGAAAAATTAACAGAAGACGCAATATCACTTTTAAAAAACTTAATAGAAACACAGTCTTTCTCACAAGAAGAAGATAAAACTGCGGTATTGATTGAAGGATGGTTCAATCAATATGAAATTCCGTTTAAGAGAACAAATAACAACATTTGGGCAACTAATAAGTATTTTGACGAGAGTAAGCCAACTTTACTTTTAAACTCTCATCACGATACTGTAAAACCAAATTCTAAATACACAAAAGATCCTTATAAAGCGATTGTAGAAGATGGTAAATTATATGGTTTAGGAAGTAATGATGCTGGAGGATGTTTGGTTTCTTTAATTGCAACTTTTACTAAGTTTTATGCTGAAGAAAATCTAAAATACAACTTGGTAATTGTTCCTTCTGCTGAAGAAGAAAACAGTGGACCAAATGGATTAAATAGCATGCTTTCTATCATTCCACATATTGATGTGGCAATTGTTGGTGAGCCAACTTTAATGAATTTAGCAGTTGCAGAAAAAGGTTTGGTAGTTTTTGATGCAGAAGTTGATGGAACACCAAGTCATGCAGCGCATCCAAATGATAATAATTCAATTTATAATACCATTGAAGTTTTACAATGGTTTAAAGATTATAAGTTCGAAAAATCTTCTGATGCTTTGGGTGATGTAAAAATGACAGTTACTCAAATTAATGCAGGTTCTCAACACAATGTTGTTCCTGGTCACGTAGATTTAGTCGTAGATGTTCGTGTAAATGATGCATATTCTAATCAAGAAATTGCAGATACTCTACAAAGAGAATCACCTTGTACAAAAATAACACCTAGAGGTTTAAAATTAAACTCCTCTTCTATTTCTATTGAACACGATTTGGTAAAAGCAGGAATTGCAATGGGAAGAGAAACATACGGTTCTCCAACACTATCTGACCAAGCTGTATTATCTTGTCAGTCTTTAAAATTAGGACCAGGAGATAGCACACGTTCGCATTCTGCTGATGAATTTATTTATCTTGCAGAAATTGAAGAAGGAATACAGATTTATGTTGAACTTTTGAATCGTGTAATTACATAA
- a CDS encoding aspartate aminotransferase family protein has protein sequence MPLFNVYPLYDVTPVKAKGVYVYDENKTEYLDLYGGHAVISIGHAHPKYVEAITNQVSKLGFYSNAIQNPLQVKLADKLEALSGCKDYELFLCNSGAEANENALKLASFKTGKSRIVAFKNGFHGRTSAAVAATDNKNIIAPINAQQQVTILDLNDIDGVKTELEKGDVCAVILEFIQGVGGLDQATAEFFEQVDVLCKANNTFLIADEVQSGYGRSGKFFAFQYYNVTPEVISIAKGMGNGFPIGGILIHPSIEAKFGMLGTTFGGNHLACAAGLSVLNVIEEQNLIDNVNEMSCYFMKIAKTIPQIKNIKGKGLMLGLEFDFEVGDLRKKLICDYHIFTGGAMNKNLLRILPPLTLRKDHINQFFEALVDALDKQ, from the coding sequence ATGCCATTATTTAACGTTTATCCATTGTACGATGTTACACCCGTAAAAGCGAAAGGAGTTTATGTTTATGATGAAAACAAAACTGAATATTTAGATTTATATGGTGGTCATGCTGTAATTTCAATTGGTCATGCACATCCCAAATATGTGGAGGCAATTACCAATCAGGTTTCTAAATTAGGGTTTTATTCAAATGCAATTCAAAATCCTTTACAAGTTAAATTAGCTGATAAATTAGAAGCACTTTCTGGTTGTAAAGACTACGAATTATTTTTATGTAATTCTGGTGCTGAAGCAAATGAAAATGCGTTAAAACTGGCTTCATTTAAAACAGGAAAATCTAGAATTGTTGCTTTTAAAAACGGTTTTCACGGTAGAACTTCTGCTGCTGTTGCTGCAACAGATAATAAAAATATTATTGCACCTATTAACGCACAACAACAAGTTACAATATTAGATTTAAATGATATTGATGGTGTAAAAACAGAACTTGAAAAAGGAGATGTTTGTGCTGTTATTCTAGAATTTATTCAAGGAGTTGGTGGTTTAGACCAAGCAACTGCTGAATTTTTTGAACAAGTTGATGTACTTTGTAAAGCTAACAACACTTTTTTAATTGCTGATGAAGTTCAGTCTGGTTATGGAAGATCTGGAAAGTTTTTTGCTTTTCAATATTACAATGTAACTCCAGAAGTTATTTCTATTGCAAAAGGAATGGGAAATGGTTTTCCGATTGGAGGAATTTTAATTCATCCTTCTATTGAAGCTAAATTCGGAATGTTAGGTACCACTTTTGGTGGAAATCATTTGGCTTGTGCTGCTGGATTATCAGTTTTAAATGTTATTGAAGAACAAAACTTGATAGATAATGTAAATGAAATGTCTTGTTATTTCATGAAAATTGCAAAGACAATTCCGCAGATAAAAAATATTAAGGGAAAAGGATTAATGCTTGGTCTCGAATTCGATTTTGAAGTTGGAGATTTACGCAAGAAATTAATTTGCGATTATCACATTTTTACTGGTGGAGCAATGAATAAAAATTTGTTAAGAATTTTACCTCCTTTAACACTAAGAAAAGATCATATCAATCAGTTTTTTGAAGCTTTAGTAGATGCTTTAGATAAACAATAA
- the argH gene encoding argininosuccinate lyase, with amino-acid sequence MKLWDKGFSIDQQIEKFTVGNDREIDMHIAKYDVQASIAHAIMLESIGIITADELKDLKRGLNELALDIEKGIFTIEESFEDVHSKIEWELTNKLGEVGKKIHTARSRNDQVLVALQLYYKENLSVINDKTKTLFDTLLGLAETHKESLLPGYTHLQVAMPSSFGLWFSAYAELLIDDVYMLNAVSKVVDQNPLGSAAGYGSSFPIDRELTTKELEFATLKYNVVAAQLSRGKSERSISSALGGLCNTMSRFAMDVCLYMSQNFNFLTFPDELTTGSSIMPHKKNPDVFELIRGKCNKIQALHTEMVMITNNLPTGYHRDYQLLKENIINAFEDVKDILDILNYSIQQVIVKDIDLNDEKYQYLFTVDSINNLVVEGMSFREAYQKIGGQVQAGTYKPDLGKQHSHVGSIHNLSLDKIAAKYPKK; translated from the coding sequence ATGAAACTTTGGGATAAAGGATTTTCAATAGATCAACAAATAGAAAAATTTACAGTTGGTAATGATAGAGAAATAGACATGCACATTGCAAAATATGATGTTCAAGCATCTATTGCACATGCAATTATGTTAGAATCTATTGGTATTATAACTGCTGATGAATTGAAAGATCTAAAAAGAGGATTGAACGAATTAGCTCTTGATATTGAAAAAGGAATTTTCACTATAGAAGAATCTTTTGAAGATGTACACTCTAAAATTGAATGGGAATTAACCAATAAATTAGGAGAAGTTGGTAAGAAAATTCATACTGCTCGTTCTAGAAATGATCAGGTTTTAGTTGCTTTACAATTATATTACAAAGAAAATTTATCAGTTATAAATGATAAAACAAAAACACTTTTTGATACACTTTTAGGTTTAGCAGAAACGCATAAAGAAAGTTTATTACCTGGTTATACACATTTACAAGTGGCAATGCCTTCTTCATTCGGATTATGGTTTTCTGCGTATGCAGAACTATTAATTGACGATGTTTATATGTTAAATGCAGTATCAAAAGTTGTAGATCAAAATCCTTTAGGTTCTGCTGCTGGTTATGGAAGCTCTTTCCCAATCGACAGAGAATTAACAACTAAAGAATTAGAATTTGCTACCTTAAAATACAATGTGGTTGCAGCACAATTAAGTAGAGGAAAAAGTGAGCGTTCAATATCATCTGCTTTAGGAGGTTTGTGTAATACAATGTCTCGTTTTGCAATGGATGTTTGTTTATATATGAGTCAGAATTTTAATTTTTTAACTTTTCCTGATGAATTAACAACTGGAAGTAGCATTATGCCACACAAGAAAAACCCAGATGTTTTTGAATTAATCCGTGGAAAATGTAATAAAATTCAGGCTTTACACACAGAGATGGTAATGATTACTAACAATTTACCAACTGGTTATCACAGAGATTACCAATTGTTAAAAGAAAATATCATCAATGCTTTTGAAGATGTTAAGGATATTTTAGACATTTTGAATTACTCAATTCAGCAAGTAATTGTAAAAGATATCGATTTGAATGATGAAAAATATCAGTATTTGTTTACTGTAGATAGTATTAATAATTTAGTGGTTGAAGGAATGTCTTTTAGAGAAGCATATCAAAAAATTGGCGGACAAGTACAAGCAGGGACTTACAAACCAGATTTAGGAAAGCAACATTCACATGTTGGTAGTATTCACAATTTATCTTTGGATAAAATTGCAGCAAAATATCCTAAAAAATAG
- a CDS encoding 3-ketoacyl-ACP reductase — protein sequence MNNLKNKKAIITGGGRGLGKATAIAFAKEGIDVAITGRKESTLQKTVEELKELGVKATYTVFDVGNYENVKTNIKRIIEDLGGVDILVNNAGIAGIGSFLDMSVENWEAIIRINLMGMYYVTKEVLPYLVEQKEGDIINISSTAGLNGNPDISAYCASKFGVIGMSESLMKEVRKYNIRVNTLTPSTIETEMTLELEMMEKGSKNVLQPQDFAELIIAGLKLPRRAMLKGASLWSTNP from the coding sequence ATGAACAATTTAAAAAATAAAAAAGCCATTATTACTGGTGGAGGTAGAGGTTTGGGTAAAGCAACTGCAATTGCTTTTGCAAAAGAAGGAATTGATGTAGCTATTACAGGAAGAAAAGAAAGTACTTTGCAAAAAACAGTTGAGGAACTCAAAGAATTAGGTGTTAAAGCAACATATACTGTTTTTGATGTTGGTAATTATGAGAATGTAAAAACGAATATCAAAAGAATTATTGAAGATTTAGGAGGTGTTGATATTTTAGTTAATAATGCAGGAATTGCAGGAATAGGTTCTTTTTTGGATATGTCAGTTGAAAATTGGGAAGCCATAATTCGCATTAATTTAATGGGAATGTATTATGTTACCAAAGAAGTTTTACCCTATTTAGTTGAGCAAAAAGAGGGAGATATTATTAATATTTCCTCAACAGCAGGTCTAAATGGAAATCCAGATATATCAGCTTATTGCGCTTCCAAATTTGGTGTGATTGGGATGTCAGAATCTCTGATGAAAGAAGTAAGAAAATATAATATTCGAGTAAATACTTTAACGCCAAGTACCATAGAAACAGAAATGACTCTTGAGTTAGAAATGATGGAGAAAGGCTCTAAAAACGTTTTACAACCACAAGATTTTGCAGAATTAATAATAGCTGGTTTAAAACTTCCAAGAAGAGCAATGTTGAAAGGTGCTTCCTTATGGTCTACTAATCCTTAA
- a CDS encoding esterase family protein — translation MKREYHKWHSHNLEKEMELLIFGHSGAKVLFFPPRMGRFFDYENWNVIAALKHKIIKGELQVFCIDSVDLESFYNSLNHPDYRIHRHIQYEKYVIEEVLPLANLINPNKNVISAGCSLGAYHAVNVAMRHPELFCKVIGMSGRYDLTKCKGYFKDLLSGFHNQFVYFNMPNQYLKNITDPILIEQIDKMDIVLAIGEEDSFLQSNYKLCDILNEKGISHQLFEWDEEAHKARYWRKMVDIYF, via the coding sequence ATGAAAAGAGAATATCATAAATGGCATAGTCATAACCTTGAAAAAGAAATGGAACTTCTTATTTTTGGGCATTCTGGTGCTAAAGTTTTGTTTTTCCCACCAAGAATGGGACGCTTTTTCGACTATGAAAACTGGAATGTAATTGCTGCTTTAAAGCACAAAATTATTAAAGGAGAATTGCAAGTATTTTGTATAGACAGTGTAGATTTAGAATCTTTTTATAATAGTTTAAATCACCCAGATTATCGAATTCACAGACACATTCAGTACGAAAAATATGTTATAGAAGAAGTGCTTCCTCTTGCTAATTTAATCAACCCAAACAAAAATGTTATTTCTGCAGGTTGTAGTTTGGGCGCTTACCACGCAGTAAATGTTGCTATGCGCCATCCAGAATTATTTTGTAAAGTTATAGGTATGAGTGGTAGATACGATTTAACCAAATGTAAAGGTTATTTCAAAGATTTACTAAGTGGTTTTCATAATCAATTTGTTTATTTCAATATGCCAAATCAATATTTAAAAAATATAACTGACCCTATTTTAATTGAACAAATCGATAAAATGGATATTGTTTTGGCCATAGGAGAAGAAGATTCTTTTTTGCAAAGCAATTATAAACTTTGTGATATTTTAAATGAAAAAGGAATTTCTCATCAATTATTTGAATGGGATGAAGAAGCACATAAAGCCAGATATTGGCGAAAAATGGTTGATATTTATTTTTAA
- a CDS encoding metallophosphoesterase family protein — translation MKYLRILMLSLVSVFTACDHPFEFSVYEANVKSNQQNTTVKNLKLLEGVSVNSKEFKFAFISDVHFFYDQLTDVVNDINKRDDIKLVIFGGDIADQALLREYEIFHDIMSNLKKPYLTVIGNHDYNNNGEVIYKKMFGDYNYSFEFNNNKFVLFDDVVWESDKELDFDWLTSELKDNANYNQVFVIAHIPYHGDQFDDELAEKYKTIMLENNVPLSIHGHTHTFDYEEGDVNYLTAPAVKESAYNIVSVKDKSFSVELIEL, via the coding sequence ATGAAGTATTTAAGAATACTAATGCTAAGCCTAGTGTCTGTTTTTACAGCTTGTGATCACCCTTTTGAATTTAGTGTTTATGAAGCAAATGTAAAAAGCAACCAACAAAATACGACTGTTAAAAATTTGAAGTTATTGGAGGGAGTTTCAGTAAATTCTAAAGAATTTAAATTCGCTTTTATTTCTGATGTTCATTTTTTTTATGATCAACTTACAGATGTAGTTAATGATATAAATAAAAGAGATGATATTAAATTAGTAATTTTTGGAGGTGATATTGCAGACCAAGCCTTATTAAGAGAATATGAGATTTTTCATGATATAATGTCAAATCTTAAAAAACCTTACTTAACAGTTATTGGTAATCATGATTATAATAATAATGGAGAAGTCATCTATAAAAAAATGTTTGGAGATTATAATTACTCATTTGAATTTAATAATAACAAGTTTGTTCTTTTTGATGATGTGGTTTGGGAAAGTGATAAAGAGTTAGATTTTGATTGGTTAACATCAGAATTAAAAGATAATGCAAATTATAATCAAGTATTTGTAATTGCTCATATTCCTTATCATGGAGATCAATTTGATGATGAATTAGCAGAGAAGTATAAAACCATAATGTTAGAAAATAACGTTCCATTATCTATACATGGACATACGCACACTTTCGATTATGAAGAAGGAGATGTAAATTATTTAACTGCTCCAGCTGTTAAAGAGAGTGCGTATAATATTGTATCTGTAAAAGATAAAAGTTTTAGTGTTGAATTGATAGAATTATAA